The DNA sequence CGCTGGATACTGGCTTGCGTCTCCTCGGCCAAGAGTAAATCCATACTGGCCAGCGCTGCTGTACAAGCCAGCGGATTAGCGGTAAATGAGTGTCCGTGGAACAGGGTTCTGAAATTGTCGTTCGCCAGAAAGGCGTCGTAGATAGCCTGAGTACAGGTCGTTACGCCCAGCGCCATTGTTCCGCCCGTTAGCCCTTTCGACAAACACATCAGGTCGGGCTTGTGGGTCAGGTGATCCGACGCGAACAAACGACCCGTTCGCCCGAAACCTGTCATGACTTCGTCGGCAATGATGAGGGTGTCGTTGCGCCGGGCCAGCTCGATCAACTGGTCCAGGAAAGCAGGCTCGTACATGACCATGCCGCCAGCCCCCTGCACCAGGGGTTCGGCAATGAAAGCGGCTACTTCATCGGTAAACAACTCGGCAGCTTGTTTCACAACAGCCTCTTCCTGACCCGCCACCGGAACGGGCAGGTACGTAACATCGAACAGAAAGGGCGTGAAGGGCGCAGTAAAGGCACTTCGACCGCTTACGGCCATAGCCCCGAACGTATCGCCGTGATAAGCACTGTCGAAAGCGACAACTTTTAGCCGTGGTTTACCCAGGTTATGCCAGTACTGAAACGCCATCTTCAACGCGACTTCCACCGCTGTGGAGCCATTGTCCGAATAGAAAATTCTGGCCTGGTTATGAGGAAGGATGGTTAGCAGCCGTTCGGCCAGCTCGACGGCGGGCTGGTGAGTGAAACCGGCAAAAATGACGTGTTCAAGGGTCGTAAGCTGTTCTGCTATACGTTTTGCGATATAGGGATGGGCGTGCCCGTGAAGATTGACCCACCAGGACGAAACCATATCGAGGTATTCGCGGCCATTGGGCTCAAATAAGACTGAACCTTCACCCCGCGCAATGGGAATTGGCGACGGGGCAGTTTGCATTTGGGTGAACGGATGCCAGATGACAGCCTGATCACGAACCGGTAAATTTGTCATGAACGTTTATACGACGGGCCAGTTGCCCTGCGCTTTAAGTACCTGCTCAATAACATCCCGCACTGCTCCGCAACCGCCTGCCTTTGACGATATATAGGTACAAGCCGATTTTACTTCGTCGACGGCATCGACAGGGCAGGCACCCAGTACACCAGGCCGGCTTAGAATGGGGCAGTCGGGCAGATCGTCTCCCATGTAAAGGATTTCTGACTCATCCAGACCATCGCGGGTAACATAGCCGAGGTAAGCGTTGAGTTTCTGGCCGGGAGGGCCACCCATGAAAATGTCTTTTATCCCGATGATGTCCAGCCACTTCCGAACGCCGTCGGCGTTGGCCGACGAGACAATCCCAACGCGTAAACCCGCTTTCAGGGCCTGTTCTACGCCATAGGTATCTTTGATGTCGAAGGTTCTGAACTGTTCTCCCGATGACAAAAGATGGACACGTCCATCGGTAAATACGCCGTCTATGTCAAAAATGAGGGTTTTGACGCGGGCAAATTGGGCTTGTTTGTTGAGCATGGTGCAAGTTTAGCGAAAACCGCCCGACAGTTCCGTATTTTTGACCAATGAAGCAAAACAAGCGGTCACGGCAGGACCGACAGGTGGCCGGTGGATTCAAAGGGGGGCAATCCCGGACGGCACCCTCCGCGGGCGGGAATGATCAACCGAAAGAGTCCCCGATAGAACCGGTAACGACTGAGCTACCACCGGCCTTTGTTGCGCAGATGCGGGCGCAGCTGGGTGACGATTATGCGGCCT is a window from the Spirosoma rigui genome containing:
- the bioA gene encoding adenosylmethionine--8-amino-7-oxononanoate transaminase; translation: MTNLPVRDQAVIWHPFTQMQTAPSPIPIARGEGSVLFEPNGREYLDMVSSWWVNLHGHAHPYIAKRIAEQLTTLEHVIFAGFTHQPAVELAERLLTILPHNQARIFYSDNGSTAVEVALKMAFQYWHNLGKPRLKVVAFDSAYHGDTFGAMAVSGRSAFTAPFTPFLFDVTYLPVPVAGQEEAVVKQAAELFTDEVAAFIAEPLVQGAGGMVMYEPAFLDQLIELARRNDTLIIADEVMTGFGRTGRLFASDHLTHKPDLMCLSKGLTGGTMALGVTTCTQAIYDAFLANDNFRTLFHGHSFTANPLACTAALASMDLLLAEETQASIQRIAGQHAAFANRLATRTNVINVRQRGTLLAFDLYVGEQTSYFNTIRDTAYNFLLDRGVLMRPLGNVLYLMPPYCTTNEQLQYAYKQVENLLDTL
- a CDS encoding KdsC family phosphatase, producing MLNKQAQFARVKTLIFDIDGVFTDGRVHLLSSGEQFRTFDIKDTYGVEQALKAGLRVGIVSSANADGVRKWLDIIGIKDIFMGGPPGQKLNAYLGYVTRDGLDESEILYMGDDLPDCPILSRPGVLGACPVDAVDEVKSACTYISSKAGGCGAVRDVIEQVLKAQGNWPVV